The Gemmata palustris genome includes a region encoding these proteins:
- a CDS encoding protein kinase domain-containing protein translates to MSELDPADFAVPKTPPRAPDPETLTGGRTGPSAPARSIPGTRPVRIGRFEVRALLGEGAFARVYLGFDLELEREVAIKVPKVDELTPEFRESFLRENRLAAIIHHPNVCPVYEVGTDGTLPYIVMRVVPGTLAGLLQRRAAPVPPRHALAIARKLALGLAAAHAQKVVHRDLKPANVLFDETHREVLIADFGLARLVDQGSAASNGVPKGTPAYMSPEQARGLVAEIGPLSDVYSLGVILYEMLAGRVPFFGSVWEVMRDHCETAPVPPSRVVGDLDPALDAVCLKALAKHPADRYRSAKEFATALGAYLRSSERGGALPVAAFDSAEPRLGGALELTEEPPLADEVPELPTVPVGRSPQSSAKHRPVPPPLPRSVRELRAPKTAAPAPRARQRLPVIALLVSGAALLVGGAAVALLVMQKPEPTKDSGPPVALGDGATPKPPVTDPGASTLVITKPEPISEAPDPRPVSTLKPEPPEPEPKKPEPAPAAPDPKPAIDADLRRDWSDYLSASGGETSHPFFKERGPTRWRAWREAAEGDCVYGMVLYANCLENGIGAAKSESKAARLYRKAAEAGEPIAMTELGGCFRDGKGVPKDETEAVAWFRKAADLDDRMAMYLLGVSYRDGRGVTKDSAESAEWFRKAADLGGPAAMVELAYCYATGSGVTKNPPEAVAWFRKAADRGNAIGMDELGYCLAHGRGVKKDPTKAHAWYEKSAEQGYSNAQNNLGLLYGNGLGVSTDYAKAREWYEKAASQNHPGAQNNLGVLYESGLGVTQNYKTAREWYEKAAEQGYAIGQYHLALLYYRPLGVTQDYTKARELFEKAAAQGDSNAQLYLGFLYGTGRHDSKTGTPDHARAQEWYEKAAAQGHAQALHNLGVLYSSGKHKDGNGKPDHVKAREWYEKAVAQGHVGATNNLGLIYEHGRGIPADAGEAVRLYRKAADHGDKNGMTNLARCYEKGIGVAKDEKQAASWREKAAKLPAEK, encoded by the coding sequence ATGTCCGAACTCGACCCGGCCGATTTTGCCGTACCCAAAACTCCGCCCCGCGCGCCGGACCCCGAGACGCTCACGGGCGGGCGCACCGGTCCGAGCGCGCCGGCCCGGTCGATCCCGGGCACCCGGCCCGTCCGCATCGGGCGCTTCGAGGTCCGCGCGCTGCTCGGCGAGGGCGCGTTCGCGCGCGTGTACTTGGGGTTCGACCTGGAACTCGAACGAGAGGTCGCGATCAAGGTTCCGAAGGTCGACGAACTGACCCCGGAGTTCCGCGAATCGTTCCTCCGCGAGAACCGACTGGCCGCCATCATCCACCACCCCAACGTGTGCCCGGTCTACGAGGTCGGCACCGACGGCACGCTGCCCTACATCGTGATGCGCGTGGTCCCGGGCACGCTGGCCGGGCTGCTCCAGCGCCGCGCGGCCCCGGTGCCCCCGCGCCACGCGCTCGCGATCGCGCGGAAGCTCGCACTGGGGCTGGCCGCGGCGCACGCACAGAAGGTCGTTCACCGCGACCTGAAGCCCGCGAACGTGCTCTTCGACGAGACCCACCGCGAGGTTTTGATCGCCGACTTCGGGCTGGCCCGGCTCGTCGATCAGGGGTCCGCGGCCAGTAACGGGGTGCCCAAGGGAACGCCCGCGTACATGTCCCCGGAGCAGGCCCGCGGGCTGGTGGCCGAGATCGGGCCGCTGTCGGACGTGTACAGCCTCGGCGTCATCCTCTACGAGATGCTCGCCGGGCGCGTGCCCTTTTTCGGGTCCGTCTGGGAGGTGATGCGCGACCACTGCGAAACCGCCCCGGTGCCCCCGTCGCGGGTCGTTGGGGACCTCGACCCGGCGCTCGATGCCGTGTGCCTCAAAGCGCTGGCCAAGCACCCCGCCGACCGCTACCGCTCCGCGAAAGAATTCGCGACCGCACTCGGGGCCTACCTGCGCTCGAGTGAGCGGGGCGGCGCGCTCCCGGTGGCCGCTTTTGATAGCGCGGAACCCCGATTGGGTGGCGCGCTGGAACTCACCGAGGAGCCGCCCCTCGCCGACGAGGTTCCCGAACTCCCCACCGTGCCCGTGGGCCGGTCGCCACAATCCTCGGCCAAGCACCGGCCGGTCCCGCCCCCGCTCCCCCGTTCGGTCCGCGAATTACGCGCGCCAAAAACTGCGGCGCCCGCACCGCGAGCCCGTCAGCGCCTGCCCGTAATTGCGTTACTCGTGTCGGGCGCAGCGCTACTGGTCGGCGGGGCGGCAGTGGCGCTTCTGGTGATGCAGAAGCCGGAACCCACGAAGGACTCGGGTCCGCCGGTCGCGCTCGGCGACGGCGCGACACCGAAACCGCCCGTAACAGATCCGGGCGCATCCACACTCGTTATCACTAAGCCCGAACCCATTTCCGAAGCCCCGGACCCGCGCCCGGTTTCGACTTTGAAGCCGGAACCCCCAGAACCGGAGCCGAAAAAGCCGGAACCGGCGCCCGCGGCCCCGGACCCGAAGCCGGCGATCGATGCGGACCTCCGGCGCGACTGGAGTGACTACCTCAGTGCCTCGGGGGGGGAAACGTCCCACCCGTTCTTCAAAGAGCGCGGGCCGACCCGGTGGCGCGCGTGGCGCGAAGCGGCCGAAGGCGATTGCGTGTACGGCATGGTCCTGTACGCGAACTGTCTGGAAAACGGCATCGGCGCGGCCAAGAGCGAATCGAAGGCGGCCCGGCTGTACCGCAAAGCGGCCGAGGCCGGTGAGCCGATCGCGATGACCGAGTTGGGCGGGTGCTTTCGCGACGGTAAGGGCGTTCCGAAGGACGAAACCGAAGCGGTCGCGTGGTTCCGCAAAGCCGCTGATCTCGACGACCGGATGGCAATGTATTTACTCGGGGTCAGTTACCGGGACGGGCGCGGGGTGACAAAAGACTCAGCGGAATCCGCCGAGTGGTTCCGCAAAGCTGCCGATCTCGGTGGGCCGGCCGCGATGGTCGAACTGGCGTACTGCTACGCGACCGGTTCCGGGGTGACGAAGAACCCACCGGAGGCGGTCGCGTGGTTCCGCAAAGCCGCCGACCGCGGTAACGCGATCGGGATGGACGAATTGGGGTACTGCTTGGCTCACGGCCGCGGGGTCAAGAAAGACCCCACGAAGGCCCACGCGTGGTACGAGAAATCGGCCGAACAGGGGTACTCCAACGCCCAGAACAATCTTGGGCTCCTGTACGGTAACGGGCTCGGGGTCTCGACCGACTACGCCAAGGCCCGCGAGTGGTACGAAAAGGCCGCGTCGCAGAACCACCCCGGTGCTCAAAATAACTTGGGCGTCCTGTACGAAAGCGGACTCGGCGTCACCCAGAACTACAAGACGGCGCGCGAGTGGTACGAGAAGGCCGCCGAACAGGGGTACGCCATCGGCCAGTACCACCTCGCGCTGCTGTACTACCGGCCCCTGGGTGTCACGCAGGACTACACCAAAGCGCGCGAACTGTTCGAGAAAGCGGCTGCCCAGGGCGATTCTAACGCCCAGTTGTACCTCGGGTTCCTGTACGGTACGGGCCGCCACGACAGCAAGACCGGCACACCCGACCACGCCAGGGCGCAAGAGTGGTACGAGAAGGCCGCGGCCCAGGGGCACGCGCAGGCCCTCCACAACCTCGGTGTCCTCTACAGTTCGGGCAAGCACAAGGACGGGAACGGGAAGCCGGACCACGTGAAGGCGCGCGAGTGGTACGAAAAGGCGGTCGCCCAGGGGCACGTCGGGGCCACGAACAACCTCGGTCTCATTTACGAACACGGGCGCGGTATACCCGCGGACGCCGGGGAAGCGGTTCGACTGTACCGCAAAGCCGCGGACCACGGGGACAAGAACGGTATGACCAACCTGGCCCGGTGCTACGAGAAAGGCATCGGGGTCGCAAAGGACGAAAAACAAGCCGCGTCGTGGCGGGAAAAGGCCGCGAAATTACCCGCGGAAAAGTGA
- a CDS encoding FKBP-type peptidyl-prolyl cis-trans isomerase codes for MAEPNKSQPEGLDKQKMKQILVPALAVAAIVILVGLVVYVSEAAAPKTMSDGSNGSVDDPDLKELSTGVKCRDLRFGTGESCPPGAEVKIHYTGWVPDGTVFDSSKDRGQPATFKLEDLIVGWQEGIPGMKPGGVRKLVIAPDKGYGKRGKGKIPPDSTLVFEIELIEAHNHNHSEAPKDVTVGSGKPMSDGSNGGTEDPGLKDIGSGLKIRDLKEGTGEPVAEGATVTMHYTGWLVNGHQFDSSKTRGVPFDAVLRPGTEKSVIRGWERGIPGMKPGGVRKLVIPADLAYGPKGRSGIPGGATLIFEVELVK; via the coding sequence GTGGCGGAACCCAATAAGAGCCAGCCCGAGGGGCTGGACAAACAGAAGATGAAGCAGATCCTCGTACCGGCGCTCGCGGTGGCGGCGATCGTGATACTTGTGGGGTTGGTGGTGTACGTCTCGGAAGCCGCGGCCCCGAAGACAATGTCCGACGGCTCGAACGGCTCGGTCGATGACCCCGACCTGAAGGAACTCAGCACGGGCGTCAAATGCCGCGATTTAAGGTTCGGAACGGGCGAATCGTGCCCGCCCGGTGCGGAGGTGAAGATCCACTACACCGGGTGGGTTCCCGACGGCACCGTGTTCGACAGTAGTAAGGACCGCGGGCAACCCGCGACTTTCAAGCTCGAGGACCTGATCGTCGGGTGGCAAGAAGGTATTCCGGGCATGAAACCCGGGGGGGTTCGCAAACTGGTGATCGCGCCGGACAAGGGCTACGGAAAGCGGGGGAAAGGGAAAATTCCGCCCGACAGCACACTCGTATTCGAGATCGAGCTAATTGAAGCGCACAACCATAACCACTCGGAGGCGCCGAAAGACGTTACGGTCGGCTCCGGCAAACCGATGTCCGACGGGTCCAACGGGGGCACCGAGGATCCCGGTCTCAAAGACATTGGCAGCGGGCTAAAAATCCGCGACTTGAAGGAGGGTACCGGCGAACCCGTTGCGGAGGGTGCGACGGTGACGATGCACTACACGGGCTGGTTGGTGAACGGGCACCAGTTCGACAGCAGTAAAACGCGGGGCGTACCGTTCGACGCAGTTCTCCGCCCGGGTACCGAAAAATCGGTAATTAGGGGCTGGGAGCGCGGAATCCCGGGGATGAAGCCCGGTGGCGTGCGGAAGCTCGTGATACCAGCGGATTTGGCCTACGGTCCCAAAGGTCGATCGGGTATTCCCGGGGGCGCCACACTCATTTTTGAAGTGGAACTCGTCAAGTGA
- a CDS encoding tetratricopeptide repeat protein — translation MRVFVVAAFVAGACLTTSVSPLGRARAEDKKDEKKEKELTKLLDDIETAMKAKKYADVIPLAKKASELDPKNPAAPFAAATAHTQLRQNAEAVKEWTKLLALEPKAVRAYDSRGDAQLKLGNFKEALSDFDEYLKSDPKFAPDHWRRGIALYYAGRFKDGVDQFEQHRTVNGEDVENSAWHYLCNARANTPKKAREDLIPVTKDARVPMKQVLELFAGKIKPKDVIDAAENEKLKGEPLKEARFYANLYVALYYESEGDAKKCREHLTEAVEKYEISHYMWDVAAVHLKLLKDKK, via the coding sequence ATGCGCGTGTTCGTTGTTGCCGCGTTCGTCGCGGGCGCTTGCCTCACCACGAGCGTGAGCCCGCTCGGGCGCGCGCGCGCCGAAGATAAGAAGGACGAGAAGAAAGAAAAAGAGTTAACCAAGCTGCTCGACGACATCGAAACCGCGATGAAGGCGAAGAAATACGCGGACGTGATTCCGCTGGCGAAGAAGGCATCCGAACTGGACCCGAAGAACCCCGCGGCACCGTTCGCCGCGGCCACCGCACACACGCAACTCCGCCAGAACGCGGAAGCCGTCAAGGAGTGGACGAAGCTCCTCGCGCTGGAACCGAAAGCGGTGCGCGCCTACGATTCCCGCGGCGACGCGCAACTGAAACTCGGCAACTTCAAGGAAGCCCTCTCGGACTTCGACGAGTACCTCAAGTCGGACCCGAAGTTCGCCCCGGACCACTGGCGCCGCGGGATCGCGCTCTACTACGCGGGCCGCTTCAAGGACGGCGTGGACCAGTTCGAGCAGCACCGCACGGTGAACGGCGAGGACGTCGAGAACTCCGCGTGGCACTACCTCTGCAACGCGCGCGCGAACACGCCCAAGAAGGCCCGCGAAGACCTGATCCCGGTCACGAAAGACGCGCGCGTGCCGATGAAGCAGGTGCTCGAGTTGTTCGCGGGGAAGATCAAGCCGAAGGACGTGATTGATGCGGCCGAGAACGAAAAACTCAAGGGCGAACCGCTCAAGGAGGCCCGGTTCTACGCGAACCTCTACGTCGCCCTCTACTACGAGTCCGAGGGCGACGCGAAGAAGTGCCGCGAGCACCTCACGGAAGCCGTCGAGAAGTACGAAATCAGCCACTACATGTGGGACGTGGCCGCCGTTCACCTTAAGCTACTGAAGGACAAGAAATAA
- a CDS encoding sugar kinase, with the protein MPLPIRTDTCALDFLSLGALVHRLDPGVTPFRKARGFDVHVSGGEYNVAANLSDCFGLRTGVASAMVNYPVGDLVQARVREMGVTPFYKHFEHDGVRGPNIATVYSDRGQGVRAPVVFYNRANEAASLLKVGDFDWAKIMAGGVRWFHSGGIFAALSENNPELIIEGMRAAKAQGAIVSFDLNYRGKLWKPVGGETRAVETLRRIVANVDCLIGNEEDMQKGLGVKGPEVTKKEESKLNPDVFFGMIENTVKEFPNIKLVATTLRETHSANRHDWAAVLWLDGKRYVSPTTQLDVIDRIGGGDGFAAGTIYGLLSGRDTQQALNLGWAHGALLTTYHGDTTMGTLAEVEAFASGAGARVQR; encoded by the coding sequence ATGCCTCTTCCGATCCGCACCGACACCTGCGCGCTCGACTTCCTCTCGCTCGGAGCACTGGTCCACCGGCTCGACCCCGGTGTCACGCCGTTCCGCAAGGCCCGCGGGTTCGACGTTCACGTTTCCGGCGGCGAGTACAACGTCGCCGCGAACCTCTCCGACTGTTTCGGTTTGCGCACCGGCGTCGCGAGCGCGATGGTCAACTACCCGGTCGGCGACCTGGTGCAGGCCCGCGTGCGCGAAATGGGCGTCACGCCGTTCTACAAGCACTTCGAGCACGACGGCGTGCGCGGGCCGAACATCGCCACCGTCTACAGCGACCGCGGGCAGGGCGTCCGCGCCCCGGTCGTTTTCTACAATCGCGCCAACGAAGCCGCTTCGCTCCTCAAGGTCGGCGACTTCGATTGGGCCAAGATCATGGCCGGCGGCGTGCGCTGGTTCCACTCCGGCGGCATCTTCGCGGCGCTGTCCGAAAACAACCCGGAGCTCATCATTGAGGGCATGAGGGCCGCGAAAGCGCAGGGCGCGATCGTGTCGTTCGACCTGAACTATCGCGGGAAGCTGTGGAAGCCGGTCGGCGGCGAGACGCGCGCGGTGGAAACGCTCCGGCGCATCGTCGCGAACGTCGATTGCCTCATCGGGAACGAAGAGGATATGCAGAAGGGACTGGGCGTCAAAGGCCCCGAAGTGACGAAGAAAGAGGAATCGAAGCTGAACCCGGACGTGTTCTTCGGCATGATCGAGAACACGGTGAAGGAGTTCCCGAACATCAAACTGGTGGCGACCACGCTCCGCGAAACGCACTCGGCCAACCGGCACGACTGGGCCGCGGTGCTGTGGCTCGACGGGAAGCGGTACGTCAGCCCGACGACGCAGCTCGACGTGATCGACCGCATCGGCGGCGGAGACGGGTTCGCGGCCGGCACCATTTACGGGCTCCTCAGCGGGCGCGACACCCAGCAGGCGCTCAATCTCGGCTGGGCACACGGCGCGCTGCTCACCACGTACCACGGCGACACCACGATGGGCACGCTCGCGGAGGTCGAAGCGTTCGCCTCCGGCGCCGGGGCTCGGGTGCAGCGCTAA